In Streptomyces violaceusniger Tu 4113, one DNA window encodes the following:
- a CDS encoding bifunctional 3-(3-hydroxy-phenyl)propionate/3-hydroxycinnamic acid hydroxylase has translation MRPAGSGRGPNTPEADAPKPDTPEADTPEADAPEADVLIVGYGPIGQVLSILLATRGWRVLVVERWETPYTLPRATSFDGETARTLASLGVAGSYPEIGLPADAYDWRNAEGRSLLRVELAERGVHGWPETTTMHQPALEAVLCARAERLPNLRVLRGYAATDLVDHGTGVELTTTDTAGGRLRCTASWVVGCDGANSFVRDHIGVRTTDLGFSFDWLLCDVVLHEPRVFSPLNVQHCDPDRPTTAVGSGPGRRRWEFMRLPGESVAELNRTETAWRLLERFDVTPENAALRRHTVYSFQAAWADEWRRGRVLLAGDAAHLMPPFTGQGMCAGIRDVLNLSWKLDLVLRGAAGERLLDTYPRERIDHVREAIDTSVRLGRVLCVTDAATAASRDASLLAGVGADTGRGRQHGAGPPLRTGLLYTGIGTTPVPPAGEVMPQGRVRHEGVTGLFDEVVGTGPVLLGSADPAAALEESQLTFLTGLGTPLVHMVAVDAEAAPGAVVDVDEVYLPLLKAARARFLLVRPDHHIYGAARTSRELTALLGQFRSGLLERQG, from the coding sequence ATGCGCCCTGCGGGCTCTGGGCGGGGGCCGAACACGCCAGAGGCAGACGCGCCGAAACCGGACACGCCGGAAGCGGACACACCAGAAGCGGACGCGCCGGAAGCAGACGTGCTCATTGTCGGCTACGGACCCATCGGTCAGGTGCTGTCCATCCTGCTGGCCACCCGAGGCTGGCGCGTGCTGGTCGTGGAGCGGTGGGAGACCCCCTACACACTGCCCCGGGCGACCAGCTTCGACGGTGAGACGGCCCGGACCCTGGCGTCGCTGGGGGTGGCCGGTTCGTATCCGGAGATCGGGCTGCCGGCCGACGCCTACGACTGGCGCAACGCCGAGGGCAGGTCCCTGCTACGGGTCGAGCTGGCCGAGCGGGGTGTGCACGGCTGGCCGGAGACGACCACGATGCACCAGCCGGCGCTGGAGGCGGTGCTGTGCGCCCGCGCCGAGCGGCTGCCCAATCTGCGGGTGCTGCGCGGTTACGCCGCGACGGACCTGGTGGACCACGGCACCGGGGTCGAGCTCACGACGACGGACACGGCGGGCGGGCGGCTGCGGTGCACCGCCTCCTGGGTGGTCGGTTGCGACGGGGCGAACAGCTTCGTCCGCGACCACATCGGGGTGCGCACCACGGATCTCGGCTTCTCCTTCGACTGGCTGCTGTGCGATGTGGTGCTCCATGAACCGCGGGTGTTCTCGCCGCTCAATGTGCAGCACTGCGATCCGGACCGGCCGACGACGGCGGTGGGCAGCGGACCGGGGCGCCGGCGCTGGGAGTTCATGCGGCTGCCCGGGGAGAGCGTGGCCGAGCTGAACCGGACGGAGACGGCCTGGCGCCTGCTGGAACGCTTCGACGTCACCCCGGAGAACGCCGCCCTGCGGCGGCACACCGTCTACAGCTTCCAGGCCGCCTGGGCCGACGAATGGCGGCGGGGGCGGGTGCTGCTGGCCGGGGACGCCGCCCATCTGATGCCGCCGTTCACCGGCCAGGGCATGTGCGCGGGCATCCGGGATGTGCTCAATCTGTCCTGGAAACTGGACCTGGTGCTGCGGGGCGCCGCCGGTGAGCGGCTGCTGGACACCTATCCGCGTGAGCGCATCGACCATGTGCGGGAGGCCATCGACACCTCGGTACGGCTGGGGAGGGTGCTGTGCGTGACCGACGCCGCCACCGCCGCGAGCCGGGACGCCTCGCTGCTCGCGGGCGTGGGCGCGGACACCGGCCGGGGCAGGCAGCACGGCGCGGGTCCGCCGCTGCGGACCGGTCTGCTGTACACCGGGATCGGCACGACGCCGGTGCCGCCGGCCGGGGAGGTGATGCCGCAGGGCCGGGTGCGCCACGAGGGCGTCACCGGGCTGTTCGACGAGGTGGTGGGCACCGGTCCGGTGCTGCTGGGGTCGGCGGATCCGGCCGCCGCGCTGGAGGAGTCTCAGCTCACCTTCCTCACCGGGCTCGGCACACCTCTGGTGCACATGGTGGCGGTGGACGCCGAGGCGGCACCGGGTGCCGTCGTCGACGTCGACGAGGTGTATCTGCCGCTTCTGAAAGCGGCGCGGGCGCGGTTCCTGCTGGTACGCCCGGACCACCACATCTACGGCGCGGCCCGCACCTCCCGTGAACTGACCGCGCTGCTCGGCCAGTTCAGGTCCGGGCTGCTGGAACGACAAGGCTAG
- a CDS encoding helix-turn-helix transcriptional regulator, with product MECHDSTADAGRPAIGFRRDQEGQGNQGDRGPGGGPPDLVEREDILAGLGGLLADASRGKGQLAVVDGPLGSGKSRLVHEFLETLEPDGALILRATASLREHLLPFGVVTQLFHGMTLPPPSRDRVRALLTSAVEHTVTDGELAGGGSEVQIVDVFQKLTMELAQLAETTPLVIWVDNAHYLDPPSLHFLAGIVPWLHSARILVLLTDDHTLRWPRSPLLAGLLSQSPNAHRIPLSPLSRGAVDALAVRLLGPHTASPRLTAELHRISGGNPLAVQALIIDQQAGGACYPEGCGRALLDLVTHSRPSMLSVVRALAVLGGAASVADVARLAGVDAKVTSWALHALVSAGLLTKGHAFRHPVAATAVLDDMPADSRAALHRAAAELLHEAGAPALTVAGQLMSAGDPGADCATEVLVTASDEALAAGDVDTALGCLDLAQRTRTDDPTAARIRARLSRLEWQLKPQVAVRHLRPQLRDFTAGHLDRREVSELVLGLANAGALNELTALLDALRTRAHQGAGSGTEDLRPLTNWAAMAYPLHTGLRKLAQSVAAATPEAAPCHDPWLPSAVTLADDLIRGRNDQLVHRAELLLRTFHLDHGSLWNAEAGALALRALLYAGRLDEVVAWCEKLEAEAAAHHAVAWQGKFLAIRAEAHLRQGDLICAHDLAARAMALVAPQGWGIGLAGVLGCALLAATRSGRLEQAEKYVAQPIPEAVLHSRHGAHYLHARGHYRLATHHPQAALADFLACGRFAETWHAPGADAVSWRTSAAEAWLAQDDQDQAKRLVREQIARLFPGPSRARGLCLRTLAAVSRVTRRPQLLTEAVDMLKDSGDDYELARALIDLSIAFKDSGDQRNARRVAHRAWHLAKQTGAEHLCREAALDPIDPEAELAAKQRQDGLSALTTQERRIALLAAKGYTNREIAAKLYITASTVEQHLTRVFRKVNVKRRQDLPHFL from the coding sequence ATGGAATGCCACGATTCCACGGCCGACGCCGGTCGGCCGGCGATCGGTTTCCGGAGGGACCAGGAGGGCCAGGGAAACCAGGGGGACCGCGGGCCCGGCGGCGGACCCCCCGACCTGGTCGAGCGCGAAGACATCCTGGCCGGCCTGGGCGGGCTGCTCGCCGATGCCTCCAGGGGCAAGGGACAGCTCGCCGTCGTGGACGGGCCGCTGGGCAGTGGCAAGAGCCGGCTGGTGCACGAGTTCCTCGAAACCCTGGAACCGGACGGCGCTCTGATCCTGAGGGCCACCGCCTCGCTCCGGGAACACCTTCTGCCGTTCGGCGTGGTGACCCAGCTCTTCCACGGCATGACGCTTCCGCCGCCCAGCCGGGACCGGGTGCGCGCCCTGCTCACCTCGGCGGTCGAGCACACCGTCACCGACGGTGAGTTGGCCGGGGGCGGCTCGGAGGTCCAGATCGTCGACGTCTTCCAGAAGCTGACCATGGAGCTGGCCCAGCTTGCCGAGACCACCCCCTTGGTGATCTGGGTCGACAACGCCCACTACCTGGACCCGCCCTCCCTGCACTTCCTCGCCGGCATCGTCCCGTGGCTGCATTCCGCCCGCATCCTGGTGCTGCTCACCGATGACCACACGCTGCGGTGGCCGCGTTCGCCCCTGCTGGCCGGACTTCTCTCGCAGAGCCCCAACGCGCACCGGATCCCCCTGAGCCCTCTGAGCCGCGGCGCGGTCGACGCCCTGGCCGTCCGGCTGCTCGGACCGCACACCGCCTCCCCCCGGCTGACCGCGGAACTCCACCGCATCAGCGGTGGCAACCCCCTGGCCGTCCAGGCCCTGATCATCGACCAGCAGGCGGGCGGCGCATGCTATCCGGAGGGCTGCGGACGGGCTCTGCTCGACCTCGTGACGCACTCCCGGCCGTCGATGCTGTCCGTGGTGCGCGCCCTCGCCGTGCTCGGCGGCGCGGCGTCGGTGGCGGACGTCGCCCGGCTGGCCGGGGTGGACGCCAAGGTGACCAGTTGGGCCCTGCACGCCCTGGTCAGCGCCGGACTGCTCACCAAGGGCCATGCCTTCCGCCATCCGGTGGCCGCCACCGCCGTGCTGGACGACATGCCCGCCGACAGCCGGGCCGCCCTGCACCGCGCGGCCGCCGAGCTGCTGCACGAGGCCGGCGCGCCCGCCCTGACGGTGGCCGGGCAGTTGATGAGCGCCGGGGACCCCGGTGCCGACTGCGCCACCGAAGTGCTGGTGACGGCCTCGGATGAGGCGCTGGCGGCCGGTGATGTGGACACCGCGCTCGGCTGCCTGGACCTCGCCCAGCGCACCCGGACCGACGACCCCACCGCGGCGCGCATCCGCGCCCGGCTCAGCCGCCTGGAGTGGCAGTTGAAGCCGCAGGTCGCCGTCCGTCATCTCCGTCCCCAATTACGTGACTTCACCGCGGGCCACCTGGACCGGCGGGAGGTCTCCGAGCTGGTGCTCGGCCTGGCCAATGCCGGTGCGCTCAACGAGCTGACCGCTCTGCTGGACGCCCTGCGCACCCGCGCCCACCAGGGGGCCGGCTCCGGGACCGAGGACCTCCGCCCGCTGACGAACTGGGCGGCGATGGCGTACCCCCTCCACACCGGGCTGCGGAAACTGGCCCAGTCGGTCGCCGCGGCCACCCCCGAGGCCGCCCCCTGCCACGACCCCTGGCTGCCCTCGGCGGTCACCCTGGCCGACGACCTGATCCGCGGACGCAACGACCAGCTCGTGCACCGCGCCGAACTGCTGCTGCGCACCTTCCACCTCGACCACGGCTCACTGTGGAACGCCGAGGCCGGAGCGCTCGCCCTGCGCGCGCTGCTCTACGCGGGTCGCCTGGACGAGGTCGTGGCCTGGTGCGAAAAGCTCGAGGCCGAGGCCGCCGCCCACCATGCCGTCGCCTGGCAGGGGAAGTTCCTCGCCATCCGCGCCGAGGCCCATCTGCGGCAGGGAGACCTCATCTGCGCCCACGACCTGGCGGCCCGCGCCATGGCCCTCGTAGCGCCCCAGGGCTGGGGAATCGGCCTGGCCGGGGTGCTGGGCTGCGCCCTCCTGGCCGCCACCCGGTCCGGCAGGCTGGAGCAGGCCGAGAAGTACGTGGCACAGCCGATACCCGAAGCAGTCCTGCACAGCCGCCACGGCGCACACTATCTGCACGCCCGGGGCCACTACCGGCTGGCCACCCACCACCCGCAGGCCGCGCTCGCGGACTTCCTCGCCTGCGGCAGATTCGCCGAGACCTGGCACGCGCCCGGCGCCGACGCGGTCTCGTGGCGGACCAGCGCGGCCGAGGCATGGCTGGCGCAGGACGACCAGGACCAGGCCAAACGTCTGGTACGGGAACAGATAGCCCGGCTGTTCCCGGGCCCCTCCCGGGCCCGCGGGCTGTGCCTGCGCACCCTGGCGGCGGTCAGCCGGGTCACCCGCCGCCCGCAACTGCTCACCGAGGCCGTCGACATGCTCAAGGACAGCGGCGACGACTACGAACTGGCCCGTGCGCTGATCGACCTCAGCATCGCCTTCAAGGACTCCGGGGACCAGCGCAACGCCCGCCGGGTGGCCCACCGCGCCTGGCATCTCGCGAAGCAGACCGGGGCCGAGCACCTGTGCCGGGAGGCCGCCCTCGACCCCATCGACCCCGAGGCCGAGCTGGCCGCGAAACAGCGCCAGGACGGGCTGTCCGCGCTCACCACGCAGGAGCGCAGGATCGCGCTACTGGCCGCCAAGGGCTACACCAACCGCGAGATCGCCGCCAAGCTCTACATCACCGCGAGCACGGTCGAGCAGCACCTCACCCGGGTGTTCCGTAAAGTCAACGTCAAGCGGCGCCAGGATCTGCCGCATTTCCTCTAG
- a CDS encoding malonic semialdehyde reductase produces the protein MSDSTLAPDIDQALYALSPEGRKLLFTEAKTAYDFSDKPVGDDRLQAIYELFKWAPTSANINPLRIAYVRTEEGKQRLLTGVAQPNQEQTASAPVTAVLAADTRYPEYVPFLAPSNPQLQQMLEANQELRESHMDFNAVLQAGYFVLAVRAAGLAAGPMKGFNAAAVDKEFFPDGRWRSILLVNIGYPGAEAYRDRLPRPSYEQAVQLV, from the coding sequence ATGTCGGACAGCACCCTGGCCCCCGATATCGATCAGGCCCTGTACGCACTTTCCCCCGAGGGGCGGAAACTTCTCTTCACCGAGGCCAAGACGGCCTATGACTTCAGCGACAAGCCGGTGGGCGACGACCGTCTGCAGGCCATCTACGAACTGTTCAAATGGGCCCCGACCTCGGCGAATATCAATCCGCTGCGCATTGCGTACGTGCGCACCGAGGAAGGAAAGCAGCGGCTGCTGACCGGGGTGGCGCAGCCCAACCAGGAGCAGACCGCCTCGGCCCCGGTCACCGCGGTGCTGGCCGCGGACACCCGGTACCCGGAGTATGTGCCGTTCCTCGCGCCGTCCAACCCGCAGTTACAGCAGATGCTGGAAGCCAACCAGGAACTGCGCGAGTCCCACATGGACTTCAACGCGGTACTCCAGGCAGGCTACTTCGTGCTGGCCGTCCGCGCGGCGGGGCTCGCCGCCGGGCCGATGAAGGGCTTCAACGCGGCAGCGGTGGACAAGGAGTTCTTCCCCGATGGCCGGTGGCGGTCGATCCTGCTGGTCAACATCGGTTACCCGGGCGCCGAAGCCTACCGGGACCGGCTGCCGCGCCCCTCGTACGAGCAGGCGGTACAGCTGGTCTGA
- a CDS encoding zinc-dependent alcohol dehydrogenase: MLTEPGALSVVSVPEPSCGPGDVLIRMRGTGLCGSDLAVHAGHRRPPRLPWILGHEGTGRIVEPGSAVSRLRTGQDVVIEPDYCCLTCAPCRAGRTSACAGRAAVGLTVPGLLSDYVVAPAAFVWPVAPRLPLEDLVCVEPATVARAAMRRSGIAPGQSCLVIGAGSQGLLLCQALVDHGVTVFVQEPNEARLDRACSLGATPLPPDTDGLPCLFETSGAPGVIEQGLRRLAKPGTAVLIGMNTSPLGVSPRDLVVGQITLIGSMIYDHPVDFARTVSALESRTPPRLGAVVSDGYALEDVQEAFTAAYTAAGKVWVDLS; this comes from the coding sequence GTGCTGACGGAGCCCGGTGCGCTGTCCGTGGTGTCCGTGCCGGAGCCGTCCTGCGGCCCCGGGGACGTGCTGATCCGGATGCGGGGCACGGGGCTGTGCGGCTCCGATCTCGCGGTGCACGCGGGACACCGGCGGCCACCGCGTCTGCCCTGGATCCTGGGCCACGAGGGGACGGGGCGGATCGTCGAGCCGGGCAGTGCGGTCAGCCGTCTGCGCACCGGCCAGGACGTGGTCATCGAACCGGACTACTGCTGTCTGACGTGTGCCCCCTGCCGGGCCGGGAGGACGTCGGCCTGCGCCGGCCGGGCCGCTGTGGGACTGACCGTTCCCGGTCTGCTGAGTGACTACGTCGTGGCACCCGCCGCGTTCGTCTGGCCGGTCGCCCCGCGGCTGCCGCTCGAGGACCTGGTCTGTGTGGAACCCGCGACCGTGGCCCGGGCGGCGATGCGGCGCTCGGGCATCGCTCCGGGGCAGAGCTGCCTGGTGATCGGGGCCGGTTCCCAGGGTCTGCTGCTGTGTCAGGCGCTGGTCGACCACGGTGTGACGGTGTTCGTCCAGGAGCCCAACGAGGCCCGGCTCGACCGCGCGTGTTCCCTGGGCGCGACGCCCCTGCCACCGGACACGGACGGGCTCCCCTGTCTCTTCGAGACCTCCGGCGCCCCCGGAGTCATCGAGCAGGGGCTGCGGCGGCTCGCCAAACCCGGCACCGCCGTTCTGATCGGGATGAACACCTCTCCTCTCGGGGTCTCGCCCCGCGATCTGGTGGTGGGACAGATCACCCTCATCGGCAGCATGATCTACGACCATCCGGTGGACTTCGCCCGGACCGTCAGCGCCCTGGAGTCGCGGACACCGCCCCGGCTCGGGGCGGTGGTCAGCGACGGCTATGCCCTGGAGGACGTCCAGGAGGCGTTCACCGCGGCGTACACCGCGGCGGGAAAGGTGTGGGTCGACCTCTCCTGA
- a CDS encoding flavin-containing monooxygenase: protein MSTPHHPPTASTSMDAEELGFDPDALRAKYRAERDRRIRPDGRKQYRRIVGFDSYAQDPYVEPEFTREPLHDRVEVLIIGGGFGGLLAGARLRQAGVREIRMIEQGGDFGGTWYWNRYPGVQCDIESYVYLPLLEEIGYVPRWRYAPGEEIRQHARAIGRHFDLYRDVCFRTQATELRWDDVELEWTVHTDRDDRIRARHVVISSGTLSRAKLPGIPGIETFKGHTFHTSRWEYDYTGGDASGGLHGLADKRVALIGTGATAIQVVPHLGRDAEHLYVFQRTPSSVDARGNRPTDPGWAASLTAGWQRRRRDNFLAVVTGGQAAEDLVNDGWTSTARLQQKLIPTDSYAGLPPQERERLYEIADFQKMNGIRGRVDSIVENTATAEALKPWYRYMCKRPTFSDTYLDTFNRPNVTLVDTADHGGVERITENAVVVDGVEYEVDCVIFATGFEVGVSGVTSGLLPVHGRGGVTLTEAWSDGPKTLHGFYSHGFPNLFQLGPLQNASAVNYVHILDEQAIHVAEVLVEARKRRARYVEPTAEAEAAWRATIREKAADLYAFQAECTPGYYNNEGMPRERSESFGDGPIAFHELLRRWRADGGMNDVLVV, encoded by the coding sequence ATGTCCACCCCCCACCATCCGCCCACCGCCAGCACGTCCATGGACGCCGAGGAGCTGGGATTCGACCCGGACGCCCTGCGGGCGAAGTACCGGGCCGAGCGTGACCGCCGGATCCGCCCCGACGGCAGAAAGCAGTACCGGCGCATCGTCGGCTTCGATTCCTACGCCCAGGACCCGTACGTAGAACCGGAGTTCACCCGGGAACCACTGCACGACCGGGTCGAGGTACTGATCATCGGGGGCGGATTCGGCGGTCTGCTCGCCGGTGCGCGGCTGCGGCAGGCCGGTGTGCGGGAGATCCGCATGATCGAACAGGGCGGGGACTTCGGCGGCACCTGGTACTGGAACCGCTATCCGGGTGTCCAGTGCGACATCGAGTCCTATGTCTATCTGCCCCTGCTCGAGGAGATCGGCTACGTACCGCGGTGGCGATACGCGCCGGGCGAGGAGATCAGACAGCACGCGCGGGCGATCGGGCGCCACTTCGACCTCTACCGCGATGTCTGCTTCCGGACCCAGGCGACCGAACTCCGCTGGGACGACGTTGAGTTGGAGTGGACCGTCCACACCGACCGCGACGACCGCATCCGGGCACGCCATGTGGTGATCTCCAGCGGAACACTCAGCCGGGCGAAACTCCCCGGCATCCCCGGGATCGAGACCTTCAAGGGCCATACCTTCCACACCAGCCGCTGGGAATACGACTACACCGGCGGCGACGCGAGCGGCGGACTGCACGGCCTCGCCGACAAGCGCGTGGCTCTCATCGGCACCGGCGCCACCGCCATCCAGGTCGTGCCACATCTGGGACGGGACGCCGAGCACCTGTATGTGTTCCAGCGCACGCCCTCCTCGGTCGATGCGCGCGGCAACCGCCCCACCGATCCGGGGTGGGCCGCATCGCTGACCGCCGGCTGGCAGCGGCGCCGCAGGGACAACTTCCTCGCCGTCGTCACCGGCGGCCAGGCGGCCGAGGACCTGGTGAACGACGGCTGGACGAGCACCGCGCGGCTGCAGCAGAAGCTCATCCCGACCGACAGCTACGCGGGCTTGCCACCCCAGGAGCGCGAACGCCTCTACGAGATCGCCGACTTCCAGAAGATGAACGGGATCCGCGGCCGCGTGGACTCCATCGTCGAGAACACGGCGACGGCCGAGGCGCTCAAGCCCTGGTACCGCTACATGTGCAAGCGCCCCACGTTCAGCGACACCTATCTGGACACCTTCAACCGGCCCAACGTCACACTCGTGGACACGGCCGACCACGGGGGCGTCGAGCGCATCACCGAGAACGCCGTCGTGGTCGACGGGGTCGAGTACGAGGTCGACTGCGTCATCTTCGCCACCGGCTTCGAGGTCGGCGTCTCCGGCGTCACCTCCGGACTCCTCCCGGTGCACGGCCGGGGCGGTGTCACCCTGACCGAAGCCTGGAGCGACGGCCCGAAGACGCTCCACGGCTTCTACAGCCACGGCTTCCCCAACCTCTTCCAGCTGGGCCCGCTGCAGAACGCCAGCGCCGTCAACTATGTGCACATCCTCGATGAGCAGGCGATCCATGTCGCCGAGGTGCTCGTCGAGGCGCGCAAACGCCGGGCCCGGTATGTCGAGCCGACCGCCGAGGCCGAGGCGGCCTGGCGCGCCACCATCCGTGAGAAGGCGGCGGACCTGTACGCCTTCCAGGCCGAGTGCACCCCCGGCTACTACAACAACGAGGGCATGCCCAGGGAGCGCAGCGAGTCCTTCGGCGACGGGCCGATCGCCTTCCATGAACTGCTCAGGCGCTGGCGCGCGGACGGCGGCATGAACGACGTGCTGGTCGTCTGA
- a CDS encoding TetR/AcrR family transcriptional regulator, which yields MTTGLRERKKAATRQSLHDAAVRLAAEHGVEHLTVEAIADAATVSRRTFSNYFASKEQALLHHDRARTVRLVELIRARPAGESLMTAVIRAAEQHSTEFAADPAQEEQYRTLRLHPALLPELVATYAAAERDLAEAAEERLPAGPDTPLRAQVLAATLLAAFRVVGQTALERRERDVVDLLRQAIGITREGFC from the coding sequence ATGACTACCGGCCTGCGCGAGCGCAAGAAGGCGGCGACCCGCCAGTCGCTGCACGATGCCGCCGTGCGCCTCGCCGCCGAGCACGGCGTCGAGCACCTCACGGTGGAGGCCATCGCCGATGCCGCCACCGTCTCCCGGCGCACCTTCTCCAACTACTTCGCCAGCAAGGAACAGGCGCTGCTGCACCACGACAGGGCGCGTACGGTCCGGCTGGTCGAGCTGATCCGCGCCCGCCCGGCGGGGGAATCCCTGATGACGGCGGTCATCCGCGCCGCCGAGCAGCACTCCACCGAGTTCGCCGCCGACCCGGCGCAGGAGGAGCAGTACCGGACCCTGCGGCTGCATCCGGCGCTGCTCCCGGAGCTGGTGGCCACCTACGCCGCCGCCGAGCGCGATCTCGCCGAGGCCGCCGAAGAGCGCCTCCCCGCCGGGCCGGACACCCCGCTGCGGGCCCAGGTCCTCGCCGCGACCCTGCTCGCCGCCTTCCGCGTCGTCGGGCAGACGGCTCTCGAACGCCGTGAGCGCGATGTCGTGGACCTGCTCCGGCAGGCCATCGGCATCACCCGCGAGGGCTTTTGCTGA